In Streptomyces sp. NBC_00483, a single window of DNA contains:
- a CDS encoding MinD/ParA family ATP-binding protein codes for MTTSALALAAAWPVAADGGVRPVVVEADRSGGELMIRFGLPATPSLLDVAASARQEEPGSLLGAVSELPFGVRVVASVPGRAPCVGAVRVLASKDGQRVLRGEAGDTGTVLVDVGRISEDVVPLLEAADQVVLVTRGSPAALTQVATCGLDLDMYVGRFALVVVGPCRYPAGEIADVLAMPRVVLWPWDGRSVAALGGAGRARLRAEGFRVPALLAAAGDLARRLIGAQGLAAQVGERAQGNGVESGARGAACWTRAGLVEVSGEGSGS; via the coding sequence GTGACGACCAGCGCGCTGGCGCTGGCTGCGGCATGGCCGGTGGCGGCGGACGGTGGGGTGCGGCCGGTGGTGGTCGAGGCGGATCGCTCCGGTGGCGAGCTCATGATCCGGTTCGGGTTGCCGGCGACGCCTTCATTGCTCGACGTGGCTGCCTCGGCCCGTCAGGAGGAGCCCGGTTCTCTATTGGGTGCCGTGAGCGAACTGCCCTTCGGCGTACGCGTGGTGGCCTCCGTTCCTGGGCGGGCACCGTGCGTGGGTGCCGTGCGGGTGCTCGCCAGCAAAGACGGACAGCGGGTGCTGCGCGGCGAGGCGGGCGATACCGGCACTGTCCTGGTCGACGTGGGCCGGATCAGCGAGGACGTAGTGCCGTTGCTGGAAGCGGCGGACCAGGTGGTGCTGGTGACACGGGGATCGCCGGCGGCCCTGACTCAGGTGGCCACGTGCGGACTGGACCTGGACATGTATGTCGGACGGTTCGCGCTGGTGGTGGTGGGGCCGTGCCGGTACCCGGCAGGAGAGATCGCCGACGTGCTGGCCATGCCGCGGGTGGTGTTGTGGCCGTGGGACGGGCGCAGCGTGGCCGCTCTCGGCGGGGCGGGCCGGGCTCGGCTTCGAGCTGAGGGATTTCGGGTGCCCGCGCTGTTGGCCGCTGCCGGTGATCTCGCGCGTCGCTTGATCGGAGCGCAGGGCCTGGCAGCGCAGGTCGGCGAGCGAGCGCAGGGCAACGGCGTCGAGAGCGGCGCCAGGGGCGCGGCTTGTTGGACGCGGGCCGGGCTGGTCGAGGTATCGGGAGAGGGGAGTGGGTCGTGA
- a CDS encoding SAF domain-containing protein, whose protein sequence is MAVSAVGFALIVSEIGGRTDVLMLARDVPAGHVIRPTDLRIVEVAAETGVVPLAHRGTVLGKRAQIPLTKGALLSSGQVGERSEFPPKGLSQVAVAVEAGGAPPDVTRGDRVALVAGPDASGGTDDGDDAKGASSVVGTVTGVRAAESAGGPRVVSVLVETAAANRAAQLERPRVVVLSVQGREAP, encoded by the coding sequence GTGGCAGTCTCGGCCGTCGGCTTCGCGCTGATCGTGTCCGAGATCGGAGGGCGGACGGACGTACTGATGCTTGCGCGGGATGTTCCGGCGGGGCATGTGATCAGGCCGACGGATCTGCGGATCGTGGAGGTTGCGGCTGAGACGGGCGTGGTGCCCCTCGCGCATCGGGGCACGGTGCTGGGGAAGCGAGCTCAAATCCCGCTGACCAAAGGCGCGTTGCTGTCTTCAGGGCAGGTAGGGGAGCGTTCCGAGTTTCCCCCAAAGGGGCTCTCGCAGGTGGCGGTCGCGGTGGAAGCGGGTGGGGCGCCTCCGGACGTCACGCGAGGGGACAGGGTCGCTCTGGTCGCGGGGCCGGATGCCTCCGGAGGGACGGATGACGGTGACGACGCGAAGGGCGCTTCCAGCGTGGTGGGCACGGTGACCGGGGTGCGCGCGGCCGAGTCCGCGGGTGGGCCTCGGGTGGTGAGCGTGCTTGTGGAGACCGCCGCCGCGAACCGGGCCGCGCAGTTGGAGCGCCCTCGGGTGGTCGTGCTGTCGGTTCAGGGGCGTGAGGCCCCGTGA
- a CDS encoding CpaF family protein, which translates to MTDLGVSAGLVLGGEESALVAVVQQRVVARLEAYAGERERAGLEPEDEAARLITVERLLAEELAAQRRAALGQGSPVMHVRVEERCAQAVKDALFGTGGLQRLLSDKDLENICVNGCDVVWVKDSAGRWRREAPVAFSDAELVELVRTLAAHAGGEERRFDRGMPRLNLQLPDGSRLFAVMAVTGRVSLTIRRHRFPATSLRELVRLGVCDVEMADLLGALVRARKNIVVGGGTNVGKTTVLRALASEIPSEERLVTIEDTFELGLDTDVVAHPNVVAMQAREPNIEGQGGIDQAELVRWGLRMSPDRVIVGEIRGAEVIPMCNAMSQGNDGSLSTIHASTSRGVFTKFASYAAQSPERLTLEATNLLVASAVHFVVHLGWDASGCRVVDSVREVIDADGPQVVSNEVYRSGPGGRAAPGAPLRTETAGDLVAVGWDAGAAAARRWGPA; encoded by the coding sequence GTGACTGACCTGGGGGTGTCCGCCGGTCTCGTACTCGGTGGGGAGGAGAGCGCGCTGGTCGCGGTGGTGCAGCAGCGGGTGGTGGCTCGCCTGGAGGCCTATGCGGGTGAACGCGAGCGGGCCGGACTGGAACCGGAGGACGAGGCCGCGCGCCTGATCACGGTGGAACGGCTACTGGCGGAGGAACTCGCCGCGCAGCGCCGCGCCGCGCTGGGGCAGGGCAGCCCGGTGATGCACGTCCGGGTGGAGGAGCGCTGTGCGCAGGCGGTGAAGGATGCCCTGTTCGGGACCGGTGGCCTTCAACGACTGTTGTCCGACAAGGATTTGGAGAACATCTGCGTCAACGGCTGTGATGTGGTCTGGGTCAAGGATTCCGCCGGACGCTGGCGTCGTGAGGCGCCGGTGGCGTTTTCGGACGCCGAACTGGTGGAGTTGGTGCGCACCCTAGCTGCGCACGCCGGCGGAGAGGAACGCCGCTTCGATCGGGGCATGCCCCGGCTGAACCTGCAACTGCCGGACGGATCACGATTGTTCGCCGTGATGGCGGTGACGGGGCGGGTGTCACTGACGATCCGTAGACACCGCTTTCCGGCGACATCGCTCCGCGAGCTCGTACGCCTCGGCGTCTGCGACGTGGAGATGGCTGATCTGCTGGGCGCGCTGGTGCGGGCACGGAAGAACATCGTGGTCGGCGGCGGCACCAACGTCGGCAAGACCACAGTGCTGAGAGCCCTGGCCAGTGAGATTCCCAGCGAAGAACGGCTGGTGACGATCGAGGACACCTTCGAACTCGGCCTGGACACGGACGTGGTGGCACATCCGAACGTGGTGGCCATGCAGGCCCGCGAGCCGAACATCGAGGGGCAGGGCGGCATCGACCAGGCGGAACTGGTGCGCTGGGGGCTGCGAATGTCCCCGGACCGGGTCATCGTCGGCGAGATCCGTGGTGCAGAGGTCATCCCGATGTGCAATGCCATGTCGCAGGGCAACGACGGCTCACTGTCCACCATTCACGCCTCGACCTCGCGCGGCGTGTTCACCAAGTTCGCCTCGTACGCGGCCCAGTCGCCGGAACGGCTCACTTTGGAGGCGACAAACCTGCTGGTGGCCTCGGCGGTGCACTTCGTCGTGCACCTGGGCTGGGACGCGTCAGGCTGCCGGGTGGTCGACTCGGTGCGTGAGGTGATCGACGCGGACGGGCCGCAGGTCGTCTCGAACGAGGTCTACCGGTCCGGTCCGGGTGGCCGTGCGGCGCCTGGTGCTCCGCTGCGCACCGAAACCGCTGGCGATCTGGTCGCGGTGGGCTGGGATGCGGGGGCTGCAGCGGCACGTAGGTGGGGGCCGGCATGA
- a CDS encoding type II secretion system F family protein gives MNTDLGKALPVTGVGLGLGALFGLGMIAIAYGVVRHEEREGGAGLWRRLAGRLPDNWTARRVVMCVTAGALAGVLTTWPVAAVLTTVAMLTLPGLLGPDRAAARRTERMEALALWTEMLRDTLSAAAGLEQAVLATADIAPAALEADLGELAATVRSGRPLAQALREFAEQVDDPLADVVVAALVMAAEQQASKLGPLLGELADSVREQVAMRQRVDAGRASIRTGVRVTVGVTVGMAVGLVVLNRPYLDPFNTLTGQIVLAVVGVLFAASFTYLTVISRIDEPVRLIAPGASSGGRGKEPVGAAGAGQGGLR, from the coding sequence ATGAACACAGACCTGGGAAAGGCTCTACCGGTCACTGGGGTCGGCCTGGGGCTCGGCGCTCTGTTCGGCCTCGGCATGATCGCGATTGCCTACGGGGTCGTACGGCATGAGGAGCGAGAGGGCGGCGCCGGTCTGTGGCGTCGGTTGGCCGGGAGGCTGCCGGACAACTGGACTGCACGCCGTGTCGTGATGTGTGTGACGGCCGGGGCCTTGGCGGGCGTCCTGACCACGTGGCCGGTAGCGGCGGTGCTGACGACGGTCGCCATGCTCACACTGCCCGGCTTGCTGGGCCCTGACAGGGCGGCGGCGCGGCGCACCGAGCGTATGGAGGCGCTCGCGTTGTGGACGGAGATGCTGCGTGACACCCTCTCTGCCGCTGCCGGTCTGGAGCAGGCGGTGCTGGCCACTGCGGATATCGCGCCGGCCGCGTTGGAAGCGGATCTCGGGGAACTGGCCGCCACAGTTCGCTCCGGGCGGCCGCTGGCGCAGGCGCTGCGGGAGTTCGCCGAGCAGGTCGACGATCCGCTGGCCGACGTGGTGGTCGCGGCGCTGGTGATGGCAGCGGAGCAGCAGGCCAGCAAACTTGGCCCTCTGCTCGGGGAGTTGGCCGACTCGGTGCGTGAACAGGTCGCGATGCGGCAGCGTGTGGACGCCGGACGGGCGAGCATCCGGACCGGGGTGCGGGTCACGGTCGGAGTCACCGTGGGTATGGCGGTGGGCCTGGTGGTCCTCAACCGCCCCTACCTGGACCCGTTCAACACCCTCACCGGGCAGATCGTCCTCGCGGTCGTGGGCGTGCTGTTCGCCGCCAGCTTCACCTACCTCACAGTGATCAGCCGAATCGACGAACCCGTCCGACTCATCGCACCCGGCGCCTCCTCCGGAGGCCGGGGCAAAGAGCCGGTAGGGGCTGCGGGCGCGGGACAGGGGGGACTCCGATGA